The Cryptomeria japonica chromosome 9, Sugi_1.0, whole genome shotgun sequence DNA segment tacactagaagagtatatttcttagtgggtccaaaatcccacagcggtttttccctatttgggtttccacgttaaatctggtggtatgagtgttatgatgtttatatgcttttgagtttgcatgcttagcagttttggttatattactgaagtatatgttaccgaggttgaatctgttgttattatggaagattaagtttgtatgattcacccccctctcatcttatttgattggcatctgtacttaacattaagtatcagaactatcaattggtatcagagttttggacttcagaagaaaagtttaaaggtacttgaggcaaagatccaaagatgtataagagggatgcaccgaagttgaacaagtcaagtttctctacatggcagaaaatgatgaagttgcacctatcaggagttggagaatatgctatatattatttggagaatgatttcattacaccgatcacctatccattgactatggaagagataaaagcaaagcaagaacatatccaagaaattattgaaataacatctgcattgaccgattcaaagtttaatgatctagaaggctgcaatgatgcaaaggcaatgtgggacaagctcatatctgtgtatggtggtgatgaacatgttcaaagagcaaaagtggatagtctaagaggacaacttgaatctatgaggatgaatgaaggtgagaacataacccagtacagtacaagactaaaggagattgtcaatcaaatcaaaggagcaggtgaaactattgaagaaaaggatataacaagtaagtcgTTAAGagcccttctaccaacttatgcaatctgagtctctgcaattaatgaattgaggtctgtacccaatatgccagtttctttagatgctactattggtaagctacatgcatttgagttaagtgactttgataatagtgggtcatcggtaaataaagttgaatctgcatttagttcttttcatattggtgaatctgatgattacaatgatagaatgagtaagtacactaaaggggatcacagtggagcaagtgaaagatttcgcaagaacatggaggaagtacacaaactgtatgaggaaatcagaaagcaagaagagtttgaagcactattagctagaaggttactgagaggcaaaggcaagtataaaggaaaactacctttgaaatgtttcaattgtgataagataggacatatggcttctaactatcttgacaaagattctactaaaaagagagattaccgagatgatagacagaaagataatcattacagaggacaccgagacttcagaagaagagatagaaagtcatgcttaatagccgatgaggaatccaatgatgataaatcagatgaaactgatacagaggaagtagtttatgtggctatgaaagatggatcagatgaagaaaggtatgaagaaaaagccctaatatctcacataaatactaatgattcttggatcatagatagtggatgctcacatcacatgataggtgataaacacaagtttgttatgttagaagattatgatggaggctatgtaagatttggtaatgatgcaccatgttcggtaaaaggtaaaggatctataacacttcttgacaatacaagatgcaatgatgtttattgggttgaaggtttgaaatacaatttgttgagtgtagcacagctaaacaatacatgataccggATAGAactttagaaaggaattgtcaaagttcatgacaagcatggaaagttagctgctaccaggacacaaacaaaaggtaacacatttcaccttgactcaacttggaataaatgtctgtatgcaaagatggatgatacttggttatggcataaaaggttttgtcatgtaaattttgataatctgatcaaaataagtaagaagcaccgagtaagaagtctaccgagtttggaaaaacctgagaatgctatgtgccaaggatgccagatgggtaaaatgacaagatcaagctttacaagtaagtcctacacttctaagggaattttagatcttgtgcacattgatctttgtggtcctatgaaagttcaaagttattatggtgataaatatttcatattatttgtggatgattactcaaggatgatgtcagtaatgtttttaaaagaaaaattagaagcttttcaaatgtttaaaaggtacaaggcaagagttgaaaatgaaacaggaagacaactgaaatgtcttagatcagatagaggaggagagttcacatctgatgagttcaacttatcctgcaatgatcatggtataaacagacaagtctttgcactaagaactccacaacaaaatggaattactgagaggagaaatagatctattgtggattgtgccaaaaccctgatgattgaaaagaaagtgccacaaacattttggagagaagcaataagcacaatagtttacaccctgaaccgagtacaactgaagaaaggaaccttgaagacaccatatgagatctagtatgacaagaaacctaatgtaagttatttcaaaatctttggaagtagatgctatgttcacaaagatgatagaaatggcaagtttgatcataaaagtgaagaaggaacatttcttggttattcttctagaagtaaaacatttaaatgtctgatcaaatcatctaacaaaatagtagaaagtgcaaatgtgaaaattgatgaatttgcagaaagaaatgatgaaggaaacttcaaagaaccagaagattatgatgaatttgtctatgttcaatcgataagtcctaccgagaaaactgcagaaggaaatgaagagaatattcagttaccgagtgatgaagaagatcatacagagcctgtatttgccaagtatgtcagaagacatcatgcatcaagtcagattataggagataaagatgatccaatgatgacaaggaacaaactgagacataacacatgtctgatatctgaatttgaactgagaatagtgaaagaggtatttaacagtgaagattggataaaagctatggcagaagagattgatcaaaacaagaggaatgacacatggacactggtcccaagatcaaaggacaaaaatgtaatcggtacaaagtggattttcagaaacaagctgaatgaaaaaggtgaggtcattcgaaataaagcaagactagtttgcaaaggttatgcccaagaagaaggaattgattatggtgagacttttgcacctgtggcaagacttgaaggggtaagaacattgttggcatatgctgcttacaagaatttcaaggtatatcaaatggatgtcaaatctacatttctgaatggtatattagaagaagaagtttttattgaacaacctgaaggatttgttgaagacaagaataaatatcatgtatgtaaattgaacaaagctttatatggtctgaaacaagcacctagagcatggtatgaaagattgcactcttatttaatcaagattggttttataaggacaagtgaaaacaacaatatgtacatgaataatgatgaaaatggaatactgatctcagccatatttgttgatgatattatattttgtggaaatgactctctatgcaagaactttggaaatgaaatgagcaaagaatttgagatgtcattaatcggtgagataaagtattttataggtttaaaaatattgcaaatgaaagatgagattttcattactcaatccaagtacataaaagaaatcttgaagaaatttggaatggaggattcaaaaccagtaagtactcctatgactaccaactgtaaattatcaaagaatgatgaatctgcatctgtcaatgagacactttaccgatccatgattggaaagctacaatatgttgttcacagtaggccagacatagcacatgcagtaggtatagttgcaagattctctgcagatcctaaggaaacacacatgacagcaatcaagagaattttcagatacttgaaaggcactgaagattatggcttagtatatcagaaaggaaatgactttgatttaaaagtttatactaatgctgattgggcaggcaacattgatgacagaaaaagaacaagtggaggagctttctttttaggagaaagactagtaagttggcttagcaagaaacaaggatgtgtttcacagtcaacaacagaagctgaatatgttgctgcaacattgaattgtaccaacatagcatggatcaaacaattgttggaaggtataaacgaGAAAGTtatcaagctagtaactatattttgtgacaatactagtgccattaacatttcaaagaatcctgttatgcactctaagacaaagcacatctctatcaaatatcattatcttagagaagaagctcaagagaagaaagtggtgttggagtatgttagcacaaaggaacaaatagcagatatcttcaccaagccactaccaagggacacttttgaatatcttagaagtaagttaggggtcctacccctatcttccattcactgaccgaatTCGGTGaatgcatcaattcgatgactctacagaatatcttttaagagttgaagctgatttacacactttaggatgttttctaaaggtgtgcaaaaaacaattacagggaacaggaattgaagacaaaatgctctgaccgagactaagttgacacatcacagcaagaaatcacttcatacaggaagaaattatgttttagttctttactttttggtattgttgtcaaagggggacaagactgatgacagggggagagcatttcagcatttcagcaatccgaatcaattaggtcaaatcaattggtttttccatcaatgccaaagggggagattgttggcattataacagacaaggagagattattggcatttcaataaggatattgagaaggttgttgatgattatggatataattgattaaggatgtttactgtcttaatattattattttgtcattgatgtcaagaaattgattttctaattcagtatgatgttgccatatcttaagaagtatgatttgatgagtataaagatgtcggtaaaagacacagaaagaatgtgatgaataaggggaggaataatttattcaatagacaactattaccgagttagacaatgatgagatcatgatgtttagattgttttgatatcctacatatgttattgattgtaaggttaatactatactatgttaccgagcaaagaacctagtcggtaaaccctaaggttatcactatcggttaatgaaggcagaatgtctaccgagtgaagtttagtatttaccgagttgcaaccgagtaataaacataatgcattgaatgaataaaagcattatttaatgaaggaagctgatgagctggctatgattaaatgattggtatgccgtgcataaagtttgttaaagaatctatggcaaaggaaaatcgacaagaagatctacagctcagattgaaccgcaataccctagcacaagttccaagaaatgtatgcaagttccaaggcggggtaaaacgttttcagatcgaaggatacattgaacctggtcaaagtttgaagatctgatggctatgattggtcataggaaatgtgatcaaggagattaagcggttgacaaattgtttataaataaggaactgttgataaataatgtatgcgggcaagtgtatgcacatggatgctacatagtgattaccgagcatagaagcttgaagacctgttttgaataacaaagtatagagcctaacagatggacaagattagttctatgtctgtattgtattgagcaaataagaatctgctttagcatttttagatgtgaagttgcagatagatttttattactgttattttgtgaagtgacataaaatctcttaaccgagtggacttaacaattttatttgtaaaaccctctagcaaggtgacattctaattgagtgtttgaaatcctttaacaaggtcacttctaacaaggtgaagatcctaacagatctgagggaaatcccttaactgggtcacatctagcaatgtgttttgtaatttttaataagatttgcttttaaccgagcatactctagaagagtatatttcttagtggttccgaaatcccacaatggtttttccctatttgggtttccacgttaaatctggtgttatgagtgttatgatgtttatatgcttttgagtttgcatgcttagcatttttggttatattactgaagtatatgttaccgaggttgaatctgttgttattatggaagattaagtttgtatgattcacccccccctctcatcttatttgattggcatctgtacttaacattaagtatcagaactatcaggtagAGGACTTATAGTTGGAATAGATCCTTTCTGGTGAATTTTGCATCATCTTTTGATATGATCCAAGGAGAGCCAAATCCCAATATATTTATCTATCAACATCGTTTGCTTGAGTCTAAACCTTTGATTGGAGAAGATGATCCAAGGTCACCATATCGAGGGCTTTCCTAGATATTGACAAGTCGATATTCTTGACTGCCACCCCATCACATTCCTCTCTCTCCAAGCCCTAATTTGTCTCAAGATCTGCATCAATAAACAAAGTCCCCATGTCAGAGGCACCTTCTTGGCTAGCCTTGGCTTCATCTCTTCCGGTGAAAGTCTTTTGTAACTCTTTGAAACCCTTCTAACTTTTTCAAGTCTCACCTAGTCCACATTTTTTTCATTAATAcgataattaatataattatattacatATAGGTATATATTATTGTAAACTTCCCCATAATTTGGCTGATTggaaatcaaaagaacaaaattacCGCTTTATGAAAAAGTCCTCAAGAAAGTTTTTTGAAGCTTATTTTGATGAGCTTCTATAGGGATGGATAAGTTGTCTTCTTAGAAACTATTTAGGGCAGCATATCAATTATGAGTCTTTTTTCTTGAGCCACAAACCAAATAAAGAGATTGCAATGGAGACTCTTCTAAAGGTTTTAGCCTAACATTTTTGGCTCATCACACAATAAATTCATTACCAAAGTAGATTCCATTTTGATCATAAATAAGCTAGCAGAAGGTGATAACTTGAATAAAAAACTAAACAATCTCCTTTTCGAGGCTTGCAAAATACATCAAATAGTCAAGGAAATAATTTTTACCACCATCAAAGAGATTACAATAAGCCAATAGACTTCTTACGAAATTTTGACGTTGATTAACACCCCTTATCAATAATTGTTAGTGAATAAATGGATACTAGGAGTGATCTTCCTTTCCCCCTTTCTAGAGAGAAGTCCCTAAGCAAACTAATCATCAAGGATTTTGAACCCTTAATATTTAATTTCCCACTCCAACTTCCTTAAAAATTCATAAAATTATCGTTCCTTCTTGTAAGACCTACTATAattcctttaattgagttgcaatTTCTTGCattgtttttaaatataaaataaacttCAACTTATTGCCCATAACTTTCTTAAGGTTTGCATCATACAATTGTTTACAACATAGGCGTTCTACAATGGCAACAAGGTCTATAGGAGGTGAGGACAATTCGGCCAAGAAAAAACAAAAAGTAGACTCACCgtataaagtagaaattgaatttgatttgttttcttAAAATAGATCCaccataaaaacaaaaaaatagatttgatttgtttttaattCCCTTAATAACaactgtagatgtataaatctgaccacctttcttaaataaatatttaatatttattttaaccccattcatcctattaattaaatcttatttaattaatttcttcattttcatctatttgattaaacaaattactcaatttatttaactaaattcatataaaccttttctagcctttaattaaataaatcattttatttaattaattctcctttctccctttttaattaaattgatccttgcaaataaataaatctaatttattttattgaatccctccacttgtatttatgcaagttgcatctatttttggttgaaataaagtaattttattttaattaaaatctttttccctcatccacttgcattttcctacatctcccacttgcctcctaaaccccttctagattcttctaatcacttccaatttagccaaattcatctcctaattattgtaaAAGGGAAGTCACTTATGAATGTGacacaataattaggagatgaattaggcaaaattggaagtgattagaagaatctagaaggggtttaggaggcaagtgggagatgtaggaaaatgcaagtggatgagggaaaatgattttaattaaaataaaattactttatttcaaccaaaactagatgcaacttgcataaataaagtaaggggatttaataaataaattagatttatttatttgcaaggatcaatttaattaaaaaggaagaaaggagaattaattaaataaagtgatttatttaattaaaggctagaaaaggtttatatgaatttaattaaataaattgagtaattaaataagatttaattaataaaaagaatggggttaaaataaatattaaatatttatttaagaaagatgatcaaatttATAAGTCTACAACAATATCTATCAATATATGTTTTATATAAAATTTtctaaatataaatatactaattaTTAACCTTAAGAAAATTTCACATAAATCTCTATTTCTTTGAAGATTTGATATTTCCATAAtccatataataataataaatttataaaaaaagcTATGTATATTTCTACAAAGTCTATCTACTTTAATTAATTGACAAATTTTACACATCTTCTCTTATTTCCAACCTTTTTAAACtacttattttattaaatttttttattcaatTGACGTAATATCTCTTACGTAATGAGATACTCTTCAATTGACCTTACCGTATATCTGCAACTTGACAGCAAACAAGCTAATATTGACTTAGCAATATCTAGAACTTTAACATATTCTTCGATCTACCTTAACCTTACCATGCCATTTAACAAGATGACCTAATCCTAAGCATACTCTCCATTACAAATGACCTAATCCTAAGCATACTCTCCATTACAAATTTCGCTGATTGGCGCGTCGTATATAGACTCGACATACAAGAAATTAAAACTAATCACGATACGAAATTCAGTGTGCACGCCGGCCAATTGAGAATAATCAAACGCctagaatttattttatttatattaatcaaCAAAGTCAAAGGCAGAGGCATCCAAAATCAGAATAGCGCCGCAGACGTCGGATGATTCCTGTCAGAAATCCTGCAAATTGCATATTTTGTTTCCGGATATTGTTTGCTTAAAACTCAGGGGAATCTGTTAGGGTTTGTAGTCGTAATCCATGGCGTACGTAGATCACACATTTTCCATTTCAGACGAAGAACTGTCGGGGCCTTATGTTGTGAATAATAAGCCCCCCATAAAGGAGATTTCTTTGGCCTTGGCTCTGCTCGTCGTCGGCACCTTCGGTATGATCATGGGCTTCATCATGCTGTACAATAAGATCGGAGGCGACAGGGGTCACGGTAACAATTTTTTTCCTTCCACTCGTTTTGTGTTTCTAAAAATTTGACTGGTCGCAAAACCCTAGATTTTGCAGTCTATAAGCGATGAATTTAAACAGCTTGAGTTTATTTTCGCTTTTCGAAGTACGAGATATTAAGTTCTCATAAACCCTAAGTTTTCCACCCAAGATAGACAAATTTAATTGTCATAGGTTTTCTATCAAATTGCTAAAAGTTAGTTTTTCTGGTAAAACTGTGGTCTTTTCGTGTGTGATCGATGAGATTAGCAAACTGCAGTCGTTACCGTTATCGAGCCTCTGCAGTCCGTGATAATCGTACCAAGCTTCTGGAAAAACCCGCGCGTtgtttttgatcaattttatctaaCTATAATCGTTACCATTTTTGAGCCTCCCCAGTCCCTGATAATTGTACCAGGATTTTGGAAAGACCGCTGCAGAGGTTTTTTGATCAATGTTAACCATGATTGTTACTCGTTTTGAGCCTCTACAGTCCGTGATAATTGTGCCAAGCTTCTGGAAAGACCCGTGTTGAGTTTTTTTTAATCAATGTTCTGGATCGGCATCCTATTCTCTTGATGATGTATAAATCAGACTTGCTTgcatttattttatcaatattttagATCACACTCTAATATCCGGACTTGTGTGAGTGTTTATTATCTGACATGATTCAAAATTGTCAGGTTAATAGAAGgcaatccaaaatcatcaaaataatagaTGGTGATCCTAGACCCGTTGAAGAGGTTTTTAATTGACAATTTGGATCACCCTTCTATAATCTTGTTGATGGACCTGAATGAGTGTTTTATTACCCATCATCAGGATAATAGAGTGTTTATTATACATCAGCAGGATAATAGAggatgattcaaaacattgatatCCATCATCAATATAACTGAAGctgatccaaaatgttgatcaaTAAACACTTGCACAGGCCTGACTATCCATCACTGGCATAATAGATAGTGAATCAAAAACTCTAATTCATGTCTGGTTATCCTTCATGAATATTATAGAgggtgatctgaaatgttgatcaAAAAACACTTGCACAGGTCCGGCTATAAATCATTAGGACAACCAATattgatccgaaacattgataagAAAATTGCACCCTGCACTGGTCTTTCCAGAAGCTTGGTACAACACTGATTGTGAGGTTTCAGCTCCTCAAGTCCTTGATGTTAGCTTTGTTTATAGAATCTTTAAATCCATACCTCCAATTgataaatttaatcaaatttagtAATTTATCCCTATTGAATTGCATGGATATTTGTTTTGTTGATAATATCCTATATTTTTGTCATTGAGCAGTAAATCTAAGCAATTTTCATTAATCTTTCTCCATTGAAATGCTAGCTGTCTGTTTTTCTGATAAAACCCTGTATATATCATCCAAAGTGTCTAATTTTACTGTCCAAATTCCcatatcaatgttttggatcaccaTGCTATTCTCTCAATGATGTATAAGTTTTATAAAActtgtttgtatttttttttaatctttcagaTCACATTCTATCATCTGGATGATGAGCTTGCGTGAGTGTTTATTATTTGACACAATTCAAAATTGTCAGGATAATAGAGGGcaatcaaaaatcatcaaaataatagaTGATTGCCGTGTACCTGTGCAAAAGGTTTTcaatcaacatttcggatcacctTTTGGCGGACCTGGGTGAGTGTTTTATTACCCATCATCAGGATAATAGAGTGTTTATTATTCATCAGCACTCAGCAGGATAGTAGAGGATGATCCAACACATTAATATCCATCTTCAATCTGAgggtgatccaaaatgttgatcaaTAAACACTTGGACAGGTTTGACTATCCGTCATTGGCATGATAGAATGTCAATCAAAAACTCTCATTCAAGATTGAATATCCATCAAAATCATAGAgggtgatctgaaatgttgataaaaaaaccCTTGCACAGGTCCAGCTATACATCATTGGGACAATGGATgttgatccaaaacattgataagaaacatgcacaGATCTTTCCACAAGCTTTGTACAAGACTTAGAGTTAGTTTTCAGCTCCCCAAGTCCTTGACGTTAGCTTTGCTTATAATATCTTAAAATTCCTACTTCAATCgataaattaaatcaaatttagtAAATTTTCCCTATTGAAGtgcatggatttttttttttttttgataatattcTATATATTTTGTCAATGAGCCATAAATATAAGCAGTTTTCATTAGTCTTCCTCCGGTGAAATGCTAACAGTCtgtttttacttttttctgatAGAACCATGGATTTACCATCCAAAGTGTCTAATTTTACTGTTGGAATTTCCCTATCGAAGTGCTAGGTGTTAATTTTCCGGGTAAAACTGTAAATTGATAAATTTTTGATTGAAGGCATGGCATCCCATTGGTATCAGTCCTCGGGTGGAAAGATAGAATCGTCTTCAGCTTATTGCCAAGAAATAAGGTGTATCCAATTCATCAAATTTAcctgtaatggagggaatttgtcacctcaaggatgacGAATCCTCAAGGAAAAATTGCCCTTCTGATTACCTCTGCGAACtggcgctaagatgagccaggggataacagaTTTATACAAGGAGCGTCAGCCGCCCGAGAAGCGTCTCTGGACGGCTCTGCAAAGCCTCTGTCCTCGGGACGAGTGCGGCATGTTGTCGTCCTGTACGAATGGAGCGCATAGTCCGAGCAGAAAGTCTTGGACACACTGACAGAACTTATAAAACAGCTAAACAATATTGACAATTATGAAAAACGCGGATTATGAAACAGAATAAGGAAGATATTAGAGGACAAAGAAATCTCACAACCGGGCCACGCTGTGAAGCCTTATGCAAGATAATCTTTTCTTCACGAAGCCTCTGTCCTCAGGACGAGTGCGCAGAGCTGGGACACCAGCGCGGCGCACTGTCATCCTGTATGGACGGAGCGCAGAGTCCAAGCAGAAAGTCCTGGATGTGCCGACAGAACTTATAAAACAACTAAACAATATTGACAATTATGAAAAACACGGATTATGAAACAGAATAAGGAAGATATTAGAGGACAAAGAAATCTCACAACTGGCCCATGCTGTGAAGCCTCCCGCAAGATAATCTTTTCTTCACAAAGCtgtgcctacacacatgcaagagagaaaatgttgggggttgtgttttggagcctgcctaagttagacccccgttttggtgtttccacctccacggacaacccaagaagccacgggaaaggaagataatgaagaagctgataaAGAAGAATGTAAAGACCAATACAAAGACAATGCTATTCTATTTGATAATTGGAAAATAAACGAGATATTGAAAGTGTAggatagagttagattactcccctagtGCTTGGCAAGTGTTGGAATTCTTGATAAACTTGGTAGCTTGACgatgctgcaacaatggtggtggaAAATAAACGAGATATTGAAAGTGCAggatagagttagattactcccctagtGCTTGGCAAGTGTTGGAATTCTTGATAAACTTGGTAGCTTGACgatgctgcaacaatggtggtggtgtCTCCAAGAGCTTTAATTTCCAAGAGTAAGTCTCCAATCTGCCAAAAGATCCTTTGGAAATGTCCCAAAACCAAGGATATAGGATAAGGGACGAGCCTGAATGTTGGTGGCCTTGCAGGGAGGCATTACGGTTCCTTCCTGGCGCAGGTCCTAATGTCCCAACGACCACCTGTTTGGCTGGCAGGTTGGCTGGACGGTAGCGCGCCGCGCGGATGTCTTCGCGCTGCTTCTGTGTCCTGCG contains these protein-coding regions:
- the LOC131052387 gene encoding uncharacterized protein LOC131052387, whose amino-acid sequence is MAYVDHTFSISDEELSGPYVVNNKPPIKEISLALALLVVGTFGMIMGFIMLYNKIGGDRGHGVFFMILGALLFLPGFYYTRIAYYAYKGYKGFSFSNIPPV